The Pseudorasbora parva isolate DD20220531a chromosome 19, ASM2467924v1, whole genome shotgun sequence genomic sequence TTGGCAcaggtatacacacacacacacacacacacacacacgatttgaaaagaaaaaagcatATGAATTACAAAGCATAGGGAGATTTAAGGTTAAAATTAGAAAGTTCTGTTTGTTATTGTCAGTTtcttaaaatattaatacaattattaaaaagcCCAGGTCCAGTAAATATTAATTGAACTGATTTTTAATAATGTGTAAATGTTGAATTGAGCATGAACGGATGGTTTAGGGTTTTCTAATGTTAAAGAGAAACCTATCAAAGATTCGATCTATTCTGATTCTCAAAAACATCATGTTTTAAATATACTCAGATATTAATAATGGGTGACGAGACTAAACTAATGATGAAGGAACTTTATACTTACACCTGTAATGATGGGgaagtgttgtgtgtgtgtgtgtgtgtgtgtgtgtgtgtgtgtgtgtgtgtgtgtgtgtgtgtgtgtgtgtgtgtgtgtttgtgtgtgagagagactaTCAGCGGTTCCTGATTCCACACTGCAAAAACACACTCTTCTTCCGCAGTATTTCTGTCTTATTTCTCgtcaaaatatcttaaaattcttaaaacaagaagtatttactagacaagcaaaagtaattgtcttgttttggggaaaataactcaaaatgaagagagtttttgcttaaaataagataaataatctgccaatggggtgagaaaaataatcttaattcaaacagaaaacaagattatttttctcaccccattggcagattattgatcttattttaagcaaaaactctcttcattttgagttattttccccaaaacaagacaataatttgtacttgtctagtaaatgtttcttgttttaagaatttttggatgtttggactagaaacaagacagaaacactgagtaagaagagtgtgtgtttgcagtGCCGGCCGATCTCACACAGGTTCAGATCTCCGCAGGCTTCACTTCACACTCAGTCCTATCAGACGGAGCTCATAATCCATATCAATATTTACCTTATTTGTATAGAATCCATACAATGCACGTAATCTAATCTGTCCGATTGAAAGGCCGTCATCCTGAGGGTagactgatcacacacacacacacacacacacacacacacacacacacacacacacacacacacacacactcacacacacacacacacacacacacacacacacacacacacacacacacacacacacacacacacacacacacacacagtgcaaGGAGAAGCTTGGACTGGAACAGGGAACCTCTGAGCTGAAATAATGACATTGCTTAATGACTGTTTATGTTCTTCCCTAAAGGATGGGACTCCAACCAGTGCCAATAATTCAACAACTCCAGCTCTGACCACTGGTCCTCCTTCAGCCTCGACTGCAGCTCCAACCACAacatctccatctccatctccatctccatctccatctccatcgtcatcttcatctccatctccatctccaccttcatctccatctccatctccatctccatcgTCATCTCCATCGTCATCTCCATCGTCATCTTCATCTCCATCTCCATCGTCATCTtcatctccatctccatctccatctccttCATCTCCACCTGAACTGACCAATACAACCAGAATGATGAGCTCCTCTGAGCCAGTGAACTTCACCACAGCACAGACCTCGACTCAAACGACTCATATGACTCAGACCACTGAAACGACTCATATGACTCAGACGACTCCGATGACTCAGACGTCTCCGATGAATCAGACGACTCAAACGACTCAGATGACTCCAATGAATCAAACGATTCCGATGAATCAAACAACTCCGATGAATCAAACAACTCCGATGAATCAAACGACTCAGATGAATCAAACAGCTCCGATGACTCAAACGACTCAGATGACTCAAACGACTCCGTCGTCCAGCGAGTCTCTGCGAGGGTCCGTCCTCATCGGTCCTCTGTTCGTCCTGCTTCTCTCGCTGCTGATCTGAAGCTCTTCTCAGATGAACTCTAGCACATTAATACACATGCGATATAAGCCGCTTGCTGACTAAAAAGTATCTGCCAAAAACACAAATGTAGAAGCTACAGTATGACCTGAACAACTGCTAATAGTTTTACTGACTGAATGTTTCTCAATGACTAAAATGCTTGAAAttagaaaaatataaatgtgaaattctttttttacatttttattcttttattgttattttgtattaaaatgcAATGACCGTGCATCTATAGTGAGTGGAATCGATGTGAAGTTCTTCTCAGTGAGACTCTTCTGGATTAAATCTGTTGATGTGAAATCTGTGTTTCTGTCAGTCATTTACTGGGTTTATGGTCTCATGAGATCTGGAAAACATTATTAAAGCCTCTGGCTCAACCTGCCCTTCACAGGCCCGAAACTGACCCTTTCAGGAAGAGACACCGAATAAAGGatcaaaataaaacactgcAGGGATTAATCCGTATTATTACACGAGttattcagtcaggagcagtgaggGATCTTatgtcaacacacacacacacacacacacacacacacacacacacacacacacacacacacacacacacacacacacacacacacacacacacacacacacacacacacacacacacacagacgtcaGCAGGAATATGAGGCttctgtccctttaagagctgcacgtttattttatatattataatataatattgcaTTGCTAGAATTCATATTTTTTCCTATACTCGCCAACAGCAGTTTCCCTGTCCCCTGGCGCGTGCCGACTGCTCCTTTCAGTCCAAAATGAGAGCAGAGATCCGACCCAAAATATGTGTTGATatgggtacagaaagtattccGTAAATTCCACCTTCAATTTTTActatttgttatattgcagccattttctaaaatcatttaagttcattttttttctcattaatatacacacagcgccccatattgacagaaaaacacagacttATTAAAAAGACTTATCTGAGTCCAGCTgggtttgattatactgattggacttgattaggaaagccacacacctgtctatatcagaccttacagctcacagtgcaggtcagagcaaatgagaatcatgaggtcagaGGAAccgcctgaagagctcagagacggAACTGTGGCacggcacagatctggccacggTTACaaacttaaggttcctaagagctcagtggcctccataatccctAATGGCAGACGTATAACTATGACTTTATCTCATGACAGTAATGCTTTGGTAAATCATTATGATGATATGAGTCTAAATGATAACAATAGTTTTAGTGATAAAACAGACACAAttgactttttgtcataattattatatattttaatatcatAATTCAATTCTGCATTACAGTTATGATGGATTTATTTTCAGAAACAAAGCTtctgtgtcacacacacacacacacacacacacacacacacacacacacacacacacacacacacacacacacctaatcTTCAGCACGACACACAGCCAACAGACCCTGCTGGAATGCACCATTGAACTGCTTCTGTTGAGACATGAAAAAGAGaaacatcagtgtgtgtgtgtgtgtgtgtgtgtgtgtgtgtgtgtgtgtgtgtgtgtgtgtgtgtgtgtgtgtgtgtgtgtgtgtgtgtgtgagtgacctGTAAGGCTGTGTACAGTGAGCTTCCCGTCGACTGAAGGAAGGCGACTCTGACTCTCAGCAGATCCTCCTCACTGTGAGACACGATCACAGCCAGAACCACAGCGGCCTGATcgacacagaacacacacactaacacacacgtctacagctcaaacacacacactaacacacacgtatacagctcacacacacgcacgcacgcacgcacgcacgcacgcacgcacacacacacacacacacacacacacgtctacagctcaaacacacacacacacacacactaacacacacgtCTAGAGCTCAAACACACGCAGTCAGTGTAATGGACAGATCCTGAAGGCTGGTCATGAAAACATTAATGTAAGAGTGATAatgaagtgtgtgtttgttgaaaGCACTTCCTGTTGTGTATTTGAGTGTTTTCTGAATTCGAGGAAGGGTCTGAGCTGTGACTGCATGTTCTCCCTGATCACCACCTCTGCCCATCGGCAGTCCAGAGCGAAcgcagtgtgtgtttcagacttACATCGAGCTGATCATCTGTTCTCTCCTCACACAACCCTTCCTGAGTTTAGCTGACTTTAGCTTTGGGATATTTGTGGCCACAATGTTGGCCAAACCTGCTCACACACATCTCCACCGCACAACacactcttcttcctcagtcattctgtctggtttcttatgtcattttactaaatgcatcttgatttttaaagggacagttcactttaaaatgaaaattctgccatcCTTTAATCGCCCTCAAGTGGTTACTGACTgacattcttctaaatatcttcccttgtgttcagctgaagaaagaaactcatacaggtctgaaacaacttgaggatgagtaaaggatgacagaattatcattttaaagtgaactatccctttaagaattgTTCGacatttagactggaaacgatgactgagtaagaagggCGTTTTTTCCAGTGTGCCATTGATGATAATGTAATCTGTATTGTGAAAGTTGTGAACAGAACAGAAGATATTTAGAGAAAATGTCGATGCTGAACGACAGTCAATGCGGTCCAAAGCAACTCAACTCAATAAAACTAAAACATCTGAGCAGTGACTCTTCCTTTACGGGGAAACCATCCTTTAGATGACATATAAGACCATCTTTATAAAACTTACAATATACTTCAACGGACAATCATGTGAACATTAAAATGATGCCataattataaaatttaaaaacaagatttcaatctgatttatgattatttttctaAGCAGATCCTTTGCCTGTTAAGcacaaactcacttcattttgatttgaatcTCTCGTCATTTCACTGATCTATAAAATCATCTTCTCTGAAAAGATGATAATACAATTATTCATCTGTAATTTCACTGATCtggtaaatgcatcttgatttaagaatatttagatgtttAGACCGGAAAGAAGACAGAAATagtaaataagaagagcatgttttgcagtgtgggACAGCATCAGTCTGACATTTATAAAGatatttctaaaataaaatctcACTTTCATGGTTTGTATCCGCTGAGCCAGGAACAGAGGCTGGTTCTGAACACACCGCACTGATGAGAGAAGACATGATCAACTGATGGGAGGATGGAGTCattgattattacacacacacacgcacacgcacacgcacgcacgcacgcacgcacgcacgcacacacacacacacacacacacacacacaagcacacagagagggaaaaaatgcttttcttactcagtatttctgtcttgtttctagtccaaaaatcccaaaattcttaaaacaagaagtatttactagacaagcaaaagtaattgtcttgttttgggaaaaataactaaaatgaagagagtttttggcagattatttatcttattttaagcaaaaacgctcttcattttagttatttttcccaaaacaagacaaaaatactgagtaagaagagcagtTTTTGCAGTGTGCGCGTGAGGCAGATTTTACCGAGTGTTTTCAGGCCCTTCCTCAGGTCTCCAGACTGAAGGCCTTTAAAGCGTCCGTCTAAAGCGTCTTCCACAGCCTGACCACTCTCCAACTCCAGCTCATCTAAAACTGAAGagacaatcaatcaatcaatcaatcaatcaatcaatcaatcaatcaatcactcaatcaatcaatcaatcaatcaatcaatcaatcaatcaatcaatcaatcaatcaatcaatcaatcaatcaatcaatcaatcaatcagtcagtcagtcagtcagtcagtcagtcagtcatccaaccaaccaaccaatcaaaccgaccaaccaaccaaccaaccaaccaaccaaccaaccaatcaaaccGACCAACCAACCGACTGACCGACCGACCAACCCACCGACCGACCGCATGactgaccgaccgaccgaccgaccaacCGCCTGACTGACCGACCGACCCACCGACCCACCGACCGACCAACCGcctgaccgaccgaccgacccaCCGACCAACCGACCGACCAACCGACAAACCAACCGcctgaccgaccgaccgacccaCCGACCGTCCGACCGACCCACCGACCAACCGACCAACCGCCTGACTGACCGACCGACCCACCGACTGACcaaccgaccgaccgaccgaccaacCAACCGACCGACCAACCGCCTGACTGACCGaccgaccaaccaaccaaccgcctgactgaccgaccgaccgaccgaccaacTGCCTGACTGACCAACCCACCGACccaccgaccgaccgaccgaccgaccgaccgaacGACCGACCAACCGACCAACCGcctgaccgaccgaccgacccaCCGACCAACCGcctgaccgaccgaccgacccaCCGACCGACCGACCCACCAACCGACCGATCCACGACCAACCGACCGactgaccgaccgaccgaccgactgACCAACCGCCTGACTGACCCACCGACCGACTGACCAACCGCCTGactgaccgaccgaccgaccaacTGCCTGACTGACCGACccaccgaccgaccgaccgaccgaccaacCGACCAACCGCCTGACTGACCGACCGACCCACCGACCAACCGCCTGACTGACCGACCCACCGACCAACCGCCTGactgaccgaccgaccgaccgaccgactgACCAACCGCCTGA encodes the following:
- the LOC137047849 gene encoding putative uncharacterized protein DDB_G0290521 isoform X2, which translates into the protein MKGSISGFCALLLLSASSLAQDGTPTSANNSTTPALTTGPPSASTAAPTTTSPSPSPSPSPSPSSSSSPSPSPPSSPSPSPSPSSSPSPSSPPELTNTTRMMSSSEPVNFTTAQTSTQTTHMTQTTETTHMTQTTPMTQTSPMNQTTQTTQMTPMNQTIPMNQTTPMNQTTPMNQTTQMNQTAPMTQTTQMTQTTPSSSESLRGSVLIGPLFVLLLSLLI
- the LOC137047849 gene encoding putative uncharacterized protein DDB_G0290521 isoform X1, translating into MKGSISGFCALLLLSASSLAQDGTPTSANNSTTPALTTGPPSASTAAPTTTSPSPSPSPSPSPSSSSSPSPSPPSSPSPSPSPSSSPSSSPSSSSSPSPSSSSSPSPSPSPSSPPELTNTTRMMSSSEPVNFTTAQTSTQTTHMTQTTETTHMTQTTPMTQTSPMNQTTQTTQMTPMNQTIPMNQTTPMNQTTPMNQTTQMNQTAPMTQTTQMTQTTPSSSESLRGSVLIGPLFVLLLSLLI